A segment of the Fibrobacter succinogenes subsp. succinogenes S85 genome:
AACAATATCGCTAAACTCCCGCAACAGTCAAAAAACTTTTATGTAGTTTCATCCGAAGGATTTAATCAGGCTCTTGGCGATGGGCAGAATGTCCACTTTACTTCGCAGGAATATCGTGACTTTGGCAAGCGCTATGCCGAAAAGATGATTGAAGTTCTTGGCGATAAGATCAAGCCTGTCGCCGAATCGAGCAGTAGCGAAACTCCATCGAGTTCTTCTGTAGAATCAAGCTCGTCTGTTGAGGAAAGTTCGTCGAGTGTTGAATCCTCTAGCTCTACGACGGGTGGAATCGTTATACCGAATGCGATTTACTCGGTCAGTGTGGGCAAGGTGCATTTTGAGGGAGACTTTTTGCAGGTTCCGATCTCGTTGGCCCATTCCGGTTTTGTGAATATCCGCCTTTATTCTGCGCTTGGTACGGAAGTGGCGAGTGTCAATCGCATGCTGAGAGCGGGGTCAAGCGATGTCCTGATTTCTAAGAAGATGGTTCCTGCGGGCGTCTACATGATGAGCGTGGTGACTTCGTCGTCTCACGTTGTACAACGAGTGAATTTGCGTTGATACTCTCCTCACGCAAAGGGCTCCGTGTTCGCACGGGGCTCTTTTACTTTATGCTCACGATTTCCAGCTCGTCGCCTGCGACTTTGAACTTGACTTCGAATTCGGCGAAATTGAATCCGTAAACGCGCTCGGGATCGTTCTGGTAAGCAGGGCGCGGGTCCTGTTCCAAGACTTCAATAAGCGCTGTGCGTTTATCTGCACTCAGCTTTGTTAGTACTTCAGGATTTTTGACGTGTACTTTGTTCTGCTTCACTGCGTCTGCAAAACCGCCAATCGCTTCGGGGTGCGCGTCCGTGTAGGGGAGGTACGGCTTGATGTCCACAATAGGGGTGCCGTCCATAAGGTCTGCACCGCTAACGACAATTTCCGGGCCTTCAGGACCGTCAAGGTGGATCCTTTCAATCTTCACGCAAGAAAGTGCTACCGGATTCGGACGGAAACTTGAACGCGTGGCAAAAACGCCGAGACGCTTATTCCCGCCGAGTCTCGGCGGGCGCACGGTCGGGCTCCACGTGCTGCGAATATTCTCCGAGAAAATCCACATAATCCACAAGTGGCTAAAACCCTCAAGACCGCGGAGTGCATCGGCATTGCGGAATTCCGGCTCGAAGCGTATGGTTGAACGCAAGTTCTGCACAAGCCCGCTCTGTCGCGGGATGCCAAACTTCTCGCGAAAATCGCTCTTGATACGCGCAATGATTTTAAACGTCAGTTCTTGCATCGCCTAACAACATAGCAAAAAAGAAAGGCCAGAGTTTGCAAGCGTTCGCTTTGCACTCTAGCCTTTTTAAGTGTGGGTTTGTGATTATTGAAACTTACTTGATGGCGATGGACTTTTTCAAGAGCAACTTGCCGTTAGTACCGACAACCTTTGCAATGTACTTGCCGGTCGGGAGCTTCTTGAGGCTTACGCTTCTGTTGCCGTTCACGTCTGCGGTGAGGAGCGTCTTGCCGTTCAGTGCGATGACTTCGAGCTTGCTTTCGCTCGGGACGTTCACCTGCAAGGTTCTGTTTTGCTGCGTGAGCGTTACCTTGCCCAAGCTGATCTTAGCGGTGTTGAGTCCGGTCGGGGTCACTTCGACAAATTCAGTGCCTTCCGGAGCGCCCACGATGGTGCCACGACCCACGGTGCTCATGTAAACAACGCCGAAGGTGTTCATGTCGCCTTGTACAAAATTTCCGTTACCCGGACCGCCGAACTGGTGCATGTCGTCATTGACGCGTTCAAAAGTCTTGCACTTGTCGGTGCTGCGGTAAATGCCAATCGGATCGCCAGACTTTGCTGCTCCCCAGATAAAGATGGTCTCGTAGTCGGCTCCTTCCTTAGCTTTGCCGATACCCACGGCGATTGCGGTTGAAGCGCCTTCACAGCGGTTCCAACTCTTGCCGCCGTCTTCAGTGTAGGCGAGGCCGTATTCCGTGAATCCCTTGGGCTGCCAGACTTGAGCTTGGTCCATGGGAACCCACAGATGTCCTTCTCTCTTGGGAACGGTGCGGATGAGGCCGCCACCGTTGTAGTATTCGCCAGCCTGTTCGTTTTGCAAACGGGCTTCAGCTTCTGCAAAAGTCTTGCCGCCGTCAGTAGATCTGTAAAGCGAGCCCATGCCGCCCATGACGTAGAACGTTTTGGGATCCACCGGGTCTGCGACGATGCGGGAATAGTTTGTCTGCGTTCCGGTTTCAACGGCGGTCCAGCTGGCACCATTGTCGTCGGATCGGTAAACGGTGGCGCCCTGGTCTGGACGGTGCAACATGATTTTGCCGTCAGCAGAAAGTACCACCAAGCCCTTCGGGCCCTTGAGTGTGGTCTTTACGCTGTCCCATGTCTTGCCCATGTCATCGCTGCGGTACATCACGTTGAAATTCTGAGAATCGTACTTGCCGTAAACGGTAATCACACCTGTGCGAACCAAGCTTCCGGTGAGCGGGGCGTAACCCATGCTTTCGGTGGTGCCGATGGTTGGCTTGTGGCGCTGTGCGCTCTGCTTGATGTCTGTATAAACGGCGCCGTCGTAGTCGCCAATAGCGGTGACCAGCGGGCCTCCCGGAATGCTCACGATGTCGAGCGGCACTGTCTCTTCGATGCCCTTGGACATGAACTTCCAAAGAGGAACCTTTGCGGAGACGTCTTCGGTCATGAAGATGCTGTTACCGCTAGTGACCCAGGCCTGCTTGTTGTTGAACGGGTTGATTTCAAGAGAACCCGCCCAGTGGATGGCGTTGCCCGGGATCCAGTCGGTGCCGTTGGCGTCAATGTTCGGAATGTCGTTGTAGTGCTGGCCGTGATTCCAAGTCTTGCCGCCGTCTGTGGTGGCATAGATGCGGTCGCCGTAGTTTTCCTTTTCGTCTTTGGTCACGTGGCGGCCGGTGTACTTGCCCAATGTCGAAATCACAATGTGGTTCTTGTCCTTGGGGTCAATGGCGACGCCGCCGTAAGAGCTCTTGTCCTTTTCGTAGCTCTTGGTGGTGCTGCCTTCGTGTTCCACGGAGTCACTCGGGGTAAGGTCGGTCCACGTGCCTCCAGCGATATTGTACTTGTAAAAACCACCACTTGCGATGTTATACGGACCGGGGCCGTCAGCAAATGTCACGTACATGTCTCCGTCAACAATCTTTGCACGGTGCGGCATGAGTCCAGTGGGGACGCCCTTGATGGCTTCCCAAGTAGCGCCGCCGTCATGGCTGACCTGCAAATTATCCTTGGTTTCGGAAATGCCGATGTAGATGGTCTTGGTGGAACCGTCGGCGTTCTTGCCCTGCGATTCGTCGAACATCACGAAGCTGATGCCGTTCACGCCGTTCAGGCTGGATTCTGTGGCGGTAGAAAGGGCGACCTTGTAGGCGCTTGTCCAGGTCTTGCCGTAGTCGGTACTCTTGTAAAGTCCCTTGGTGCGGCTACCGCAGAAGATGATGTTTCCCTTGTTGGGGTCCACGGCGAGCTTTTCGCCGGTCTGGCGGCCCATGCCGTTACCGTGGGCGAGCATTTCCACATAGCTAGTGTCCCAGGTGGCGCCGAAGTCTTCACTGCGGAGCACGGCCGTGCGGCCCTTGCTGAAATAGCCGGTACCTGCGAGCACGTAAATGCGCTTGGGATCGTTGGGGTCGAGAGCAAAGGCTTCGGTACCGTAAAGGCCCTTGTCGTTTTCCGAGATGAAGTCCATCAGCGGAATCCAAGTCTTATTTTGAAAATCAAAGCGATAGATACCGCCCACGTCAGTGCGGGCGTAAAGCAAATTCTCGGCCTTGGGGTGGAACATCACGGCAGAAACGAATCCACCGCCGTCAAAGCGAACGTTGCCCCATTCGTACTTTTCGGCGTTTGCGGTCGTGGCGAGAGCTGCCAAAGTGGCGATGCCGATCAATGAAATTTTACCAAACATATCGTCTCCGTTGAAATTTTGAGAACAATTAAAACCCTTATACTATCGTTAATATATATTAATATTTGAAAAAGCGGTTGTTATATAAACCTTAATTTGAGAAAATTTTTGAGAACATTTGGGGCGTGCGGGGGATTGTTTTTCAAACAAAAAAATCCCCGAAATCAGTTGATTTTCGGGGATTCTTGTTAAAAAGAGCTAAAAGCGGTGTTTTTGTGTTGCTTATGCCGGGCGCTTGTTATTCAGCGCCAATACCAAGGCCTCTGAACGGAACATATCTGATCTGGTCCTTGTTGTCAATGATGACGGCGACACCGGTCAAGAAGTACGGCCAGTGTCTGGAGGCCGGATCATGGAATCTGTAGTTCACGTTGCCGTTGGAGGCGAATACGCTGAACGGGAGCACAAAGTCATCGTGGGTGCAGATGACACGGTACTTGTTCATGGAGGCGTAGCCCGGAGCGATGTCCTTCTTGACGATTTCTTCGGATTTTTCCTTGAGGTCATAGAAGGCGTCGGCATAGAGATTGTCGTATGCCCAACCTGCAATCACGAGACGGACGTTCTTGGTGGAGTCATCATAGAAGTCGTAACGTTCCTTGTCCTTCTTGTACCAGCTGATGGAATAAAGGGTCGTCGTGTCGTGCGGGAACGTGGCCTGGCCGCGGCCGAAGTTGATGTTGAAGCAGGTCTGTTCGGTACGGACGTAGTTCGTGTGCGAGTATACGAATTCTTCGGCACTGATGAGCTTTTGACCCACGGCGCGGGCCTGTCTTACGCCGTCAGAAGGCTGTCCATTGACGGAATCCGGTTCGTTTTCCCAGTAGGTGAGCGGCGTTTCGCGACCGGTCTGGGCGTCATCGCGTTCGCCGTGGCGGATGATGAATACTGCCTTTTCGTTGCAACGGACGCTCTTGAATACGTCTGCGATGTCGGCAAGGCCTATGGAATCGAGGGCGATTGTGGTAACAGGTGTTTCAACGCAAGTCGGGTCTGTTTCGGCTGCGGTTCCGGAAGAGCTCGACAATGTTGGCGGAACTTCTACGGAAGAGCTGGACTGCATGACCGGAGCTGTGGCAGAGCTGGAGTTTGCGTCAGCGGAGCTTGCCGGAAGCTGCTCGGTCGAGGAACTAGAAATCGTTGATGGTTGAGCCTGGTCGCTGGAACTTTGGTTTGCAAAGTTGTTGAATGCGGCTGTTGTATTTTCGTCACCGCAGGCTGCTAAAAGCGAGGCGGAGAGGATTGCGCCGGTAAAAGCTAAAGAAATACGGGAAATTTTATGCATTGCGTGAAATTCCTTGTTTTTATCCCTCTAAATCTATTTATGTTGAGGGGTTTCTTCAAGTAAATTTTTCCAAAACCCTTTGAAAAGGCTACTTTACACCCATTTCTGTGCCGTTTACAACCACTTCCAACTTCCTACCGTCTACTTCTTACTGTCTACCGAATTATAGTTGATTTCGTTGCGGCGCTTGAGTTCTTTGTTGAGCGGCCAGTAAATCAGTGCAAAAATGATGTATCCAATGAGGAGTACAATCCAGTGATTGAGCCCGAAACCGATTTCCACATAGCGCATGGTGATGAACATGAACGGACCTGCGATGAGGAATAGCGGAAGCTGTCTGCATTGGTCGCCGAGCGAATAGCGGCTCTCGTAGCTTACGATGGAATTCATCATCGGGAAACTGGTGCAAAAACCGCCCATCAGGCGCTTGATGAACATGAGGCCAGAAACGACGCCTGCGATGGCGGGCGCCTTGATGTAAACCGGGAGCGGGGTCTTGTAGCGCACGCCGGCTTTGTATTTTTGTTTCTGGAAGAATATCACGCCGATGACAAAGTCAAAAACGCAGGCGCCGATAAAGTATGCTTCGCCTTCCGGGATGCGTGCATGCAAAAATGTCCCGAGTGCGACAAAAAAGGCAAGCCCGGTGATAATTGACGGTACAATAGGAACTTTTACTTTGTAGTGGAGAATGCGTACGATGTGTACGTACAACATGCACATGAAGCCGGAGACTGCATTTTCGGTGCCCATCGGGAGTCCGACGGCGATGTAGGCAAAACCGCAGGGGATGGGAATGGTCGCCGTGACTGCCTTGAGTTGCGGGTCCTTGAGGTAGGCGCTCAGGGTGCCGAGGGCGGTAACCATAAAGACGAGCAGCCAGTCGTATGCCGAAAAATGAAAATTTAACGCTTCAAACATCGAGCCCAAAGATAGAAAATAGTGGCTAATTGCTATATTCACGCATAGAGGTTTTATTATGAAAGTTTTAGTAACAGGTGTTGGTGGCCAGTTGGGTCACGATGTGATGAATGAACTTGCAAAGCGCGGTTACGAAGGTGTCGGTAGCGATATCGCTCCGGTTTATTCCGGCGTGGCTGATGGAAGCGCTGTGACCACGATGCCGTATGTGTCGATGGATATTACGAATGCAGCCGCCGTTGCAGAAACCATCAAGAGCGTGAATCCGGATGTGATTGTGCATTGCGCTGCCTGGACTGCAGTGGACCTTGCCGAAGACGAAGACAAAAAAGCGAAGGTCTTTGCAATCAACGCCGAAGGTA
Coding sequences within it:
- the tsaA gene encoding tRNA (N6-threonylcarbamoyladenosine(37)-N6)-methyltransferase TrmO, whose amino-acid sequence is MQELTFKIIARIKSDFREKFGIPRQSGLVQNLRSTIRFEPEFRNADALRGLEGFSHLWIMWIFSENIRSTWSPTVRPPRLGGNKRLGVFATRSSFRPNPVALSCVKIERIHLDGPEGPEIVVSGADLMDGTPIVDIKPYLPYTDAHPEAIGGFADAVKQNKVHVKNPEVLTKLSADKRTALIEVLEQDPRPAYQNDPERVYGFNFAEFEVKFKVAGDELEIVSIK
- a CDS encoding VPS10 domain-containing protein, translated to MFGKISLIGIATLAALATTANAEKYEWGNVRFDGGGFVSAVMFHPKAENLLYARTDVGGIYRFDFQNKTWIPLMDFISENDKGLYGTEAFALDPNDPKRIYVLAGTGYFSKGRTAVLRSEDFGATWDTSYVEMLAHGNGMGRQTGEKLAVDPNKGNIIFCGSRTKGLYKSTDYGKTWTSAYKVALSTATESSLNGVNGISFVMFDESQGKNADGSTKTIYIGISETKDNLQVSHDGGATWEAIKGVPTGLMPHRAKIVDGDMYVTFADGPGPYNIASGGFYKYNIAGGTWTDLTPSDSVEHEGSTTKSYEKDKSSYGGVAIDPKDKNHIVISTLGKYTGRHVTKDEKENYGDRIYATTDGGKTWNHGQHYNDIPNIDANGTDWIPGNAIHWAGSLEINPFNNKQAWVTSGNSIFMTEDVSAKVPLWKFMSKGIEETVPLDIVSIPGGPLVTAIGDYDGAVYTDIKQSAQRHKPTIGTTESMGYAPLTGSLVRTGVITVYGKYDSQNFNVMYRSDDMGKTWDSVKTTLKGPKGLVVLSADGKIMLHRPDQGATVYRSDDNGASWTAVETGTQTNYSRIVADPVDPKTFYVMGGMGSLYRSTDGGKTFAEAEARLQNEQAGEYYNGGGLIRTVPKREGHLWVPMDQAQVWQPKGFTEYGLAYTEDGGKSWNRCEGASTAIAVGIGKAKEGADYETIFIWGAAKSGDPIGIYRSTDKCKTFERVNDDMHQFGGPGNGNFVQGDMNTFGVVYMSTVGRGTIVGAPEGTEFVEVTPTGLNTAKISLGKVTLTQQNRTLQVNVPSESKLEVIALNGKTLLTADVNGNRSVSLKKLPTGKYIAKVVGTNGKLLLKKSIAIK
- a CDS encoding histidine phosphatase family protein; translation: MHKISRISLAFTGAILSASLLAACGDENTTAAFNNFANQSSSDQAQPSTISSSSTEQLPASSADANSSSATAPVMQSSSSVEVPPTLSSSSGTAAETDPTCVETPVTTIALDSIGLADIADVFKSVRCNEKAVFIIRHGERDDAQTGRETPLTYWENEPDSVNGQPSDGVRQARAVGQKLISAEEFVYSHTNYVRTEQTCFNINFGRGQATFPHDTTTLYSISWYKKDKERYDFYDDSTKNVRLVIAGWAYDNLYADAFYDLKEKSEEIVKKDIAPGYASMNKYRVICTHDDFVLPFSVFASNGNVNYRFHDPASRHWPYFLTGVAVIIDNKDQIRYVPFRGLGIGAE